The Maridesulfovibrio frigidus DSM 17176 genome has a segment encoding these proteins:
- a CDS encoding LPS-assembly protein LptD, giving the protein MKLRLTILILCLLMCSSGYAFAQEHLVIPATKSDVAGRGDKEWKFSADKVVAENDSEYVQAYGNVTVRSGGSYIKADFARFYQATKWIYLKGNVKAQWEGDFYEAGEAEFDLNNMVGWLKKGRVFVAKPHVYFESEFIEKHNGATYSFKDAKVTACDGENPLWSFESEEGDITLNGYARLWHSKFKIKGVPVAYTPYMSLPLESKRQSGFLTPSIGSSDKMGFKATVPYYWAIDDEKDLTVYGEYLGKRGFRPGVEYRHSDDANSKGEWRADWLYDGKSYDNSADGSSVFEDNGMIRPNNNRWWVRSKYDGYIGSPDWQTMVDIDMVSDQDYLREFKGGLNGYDETREGFIDGFGRDIAAADSNNRISTALVAKSWDEFSVSGLVQYNENLLYRNGNNPGDLNPTLQTLPEFDGFAFKQQIGDTPLEWQGDMQASYFWREYGMTGGRFDIHPELSMPVTAAGITFIPHAGVRATSYLMDSFENANSTINKDSSQGRIMADAGISAFTDFFKVFDVGSGPVVSKENIGQSSWTKMKHNIVPRLDYNWVQDQRDQDELPYFDSRDRISAENDIVFSLTNVFDRSLSTVVAGEGGEAALENEYLEFFRFRLEQGYDIDEASRSSELSEYESRPFSDVMGEVILTPYNFVNLTSRTWLSPYVGDITEHENVLRVFDDSIGEVLFGYDYLRKIDEYKRSQATDMQIVRYGAKAFLPWGLEVAGEFRADLNNNQDLEKTLSVGWKQQCFFVEFLASKTTVDESYSVNFNLVDFGVF; this is encoded by the coding sequence TTGAAATTAAGGCTAACCATACTCATACTTTGCTTGCTAATGTGTTCCTCGGGTTACGCATTTGCGCAAGAGCATCTTGTTATTCCTGCGACTAAAAGTGATGTTGCAGGGAGAGGTGATAAGGAGTGGAAATTCTCTGCGGATAAAGTTGTCGCTGAGAATGATAGCGAGTATGTGCAGGCTTATGGGAACGTAACTGTTCGCAGTGGCGGAAGCTATATTAAAGCCGACTTTGCGCGCTTCTACCAGGCTACAAAATGGATTTATCTTAAAGGTAATGTCAAAGCGCAGTGGGAAGGCGATTTTTATGAAGCCGGCGAAGCTGAATTTGACCTGAATAATATGGTCGGTTGGCTTAAAAAAGGCCGCGTTTTTGTTGCAAAGCCTCATGTTTACTTCGAAAGTGAATTTATAGAAAAGCATAACGGCGCCACTTATAGCTTTAAAGATGCAAAAGTCACTGCTTGTGATGGAGAGAACCCTCTTTGGTCTTTTGAGTCTGAAGAAGGGGACATCACTCTTAATGGCTATGCAAGACTTTGGCATTCTAAATTTAAAATTAAAGGTGTGCCTGTCGCATACACCCCGTATATGAGCCTCCCGCTTGAGTCTAAACGCCAATCGGGTTTTTTAACGCCTTCAATTGGTAGTTCAGATAAGATGGGCTTTAAGGCTACTGTCCCATACTACTGGGCTATTGATGATGAGAAAGATCTGACTGTATACGGTGAATATCTCGGAAAACGTGGATTTAGACCTGGTGTCGAATACCGTCATAGTGACGATGCTAACTCCAAGGGGGAGTGGCGGGCTGATTGGTTATATGATGGTAAATCGTATGACAATTCCGCTGACGGATCCAGCGTATTTGAAGATAACGGAATGATCAGACCAAACAATAATAGATGGTGGGTCAGATCTAAATATGATGGTTATATAGGATCTCCCGATTGGCAGACAATGGTTGATATAGACATGGTTTCTGATCAGGATTACCTCCGCGAATTCAAAGGTGGTTTGAATGGATATGACGAGACTCGCGAAGGGTTCATTGATGGGTTCGGTCGAGATATCGCCGCTGCGGATTCCAATAATCGAATAAGTACAGCTCTTGTCGCTAAAAGTTGGGACGAATTTTCTGTTTCCGGCTTGGTTCAATATAATGAAAATCTACTCTACCGTAATGGTAATAATCCTGGTGATTTAAACCCTACGTTGCAGACATTGCCTGAGTTTGATGGCTTTGCTTTCAAGCAGCAGATAGGTGATACCCCCCTTGAGTGGCAGGGTGATATGCAGGCCAGTTATTTCTGGCGTGAATATGGAATGACCGGTGGACGCTTTGATATCCATCCGGAATTAAGCATGCCTGTAACTGCAGCGGGAATTACTTTTATCCCTCATGCAGGGGTTAGAGCTACGTCATACTTGATGGATTCTTTTGAGAATGCGAACTCAACAATTAATAAAGATTCAAGCCAAGGCCGTATCATGGCCGATGCTGGAATTAGCGCATTCACCGATTTTTTTAAAGTTTTCGATGTTGGATCAGGCCCAGTTGTTTCCAAAGAGAATATTGGCCAAAGCAGCTGGACTAAAATGAAGCATAACATTGTTCCGCGTCTCGATTACAACTGGGTGCAGGATCAGCGGGACCAAGACGAACTGCCTTATTTTGATTCCCGTGACCGCATATCAGCAGAAAATGATATAGTATTCTCACTTACAAACGTATTTGATAGGAGCCTGTCTACTGTTGTTGCAGGGGAAGGCGGAGAAGCCGCTCTTGAAAATGAATATCTTGAATTTTTCAGGTTCCGCTTAGAACAAGGGTATGACATTGACGAGGCCAGTCGTTCTTCTGAATTGAGCGAATATGAGAGTCGCCCGTTTTCTGATGTCATGGGTGAAGTTATACTGACTCCTTATAATTTTGTTAATCTGACTTCGCGCACATGGTTGTCTCCGTACGTAGGAGATATTACTGAGCATGAGAATGTGCTCCGGGTTTTTGATGATTCGATTGGTGAGGTGCTTTTCGGCTACGATTACCTTCGTAAGATTGATGAGTATAAACGTTCGCAGGCTACCGATATGCAGATTGTTCGATACGGTGCTAAAGCTTTTCTTCCATGGGGCCTCGAGGTTGCTGGAGAATTCAGAGCTGATCTAAATAACAATCAAGACCTTGAAAAAACACTTTCCGTAGGCTGGAAACAGCAATGTTTCTTCGTCGAGTTTCTTGCATCTAAAACTACCGTTGACGAAAGTTACAGCGTGAATTTTAACTTAGTTGATTTCGGCGTGTTCTAG
- the rfaD gene encoding ADP-glyceromanno-heptose 6-epimerase codes for MYIVTGGAGFIGSAMVWKLNQMGIDDILIVDNLAKSDKWKNLVNLRYEDYVHRDQFYRLILEGDDPFETDAIIHMGACSSTTELDADFLMENNYRYTQMLARFCLKHDVRFINASSAATYGDGRFGFDDNHDGITQLQPMNMYGYSKQLFDLWALRGGVLDKMVCLKFFNVFGPNEYHKDDMKSVICKAFRQISDTGEMKLFKSYKDEYPNGGQMRDFVYIKDCVDVMWWFLQNPDKNGIFNIGTGQARQWNELANSVFAAMDVKPDISYIEMPESIRDKYQYLTQANMSKLVEAGYEKPFTALEDAAKDYVQNYLAQENPFLKSI; via the coding sequence TTGGAAGCTCAATCAGATGGGGATTGACGATATTTTGATCGTTGATAACCTTGCTAAGAGCGATAAATGGAAAAATTTAGTTAATCTTCGTTATGAAGATTATGTACATAGAGACCAGTTTTACCGGTTAATCCTTGAAGGGGATGATCCTTTTGAAACTGATGCGATAATTCACATGGGAGCTTGTTCTTCCACCACAGAGCTTGATGCCGATTTTCTGATGGAAAATAATTATCGTTATACGCAGATGCTTGCTCGTTTTTGCCTTAAACATGATGTCCGCTTTATCAACGCTTCCAGTGCTGCGACTTATGGGGATGGCAGGTTTGGGTTTGATGATAATCATGATGGCATCACTCAGCTTCAGCCCATGAATATGTATGGTTATTCTAAGCAGCTATTTGATCTATGGGCGCTCCGCGGAGGGGTGCTGGATAAGATGGTCTGTCTCAAATTTTTCAATGTTTTCGGGCCTAATGAGTATCATAAAGATGACATGAAAAGTGTTATCTGCAAGGCGTTCCGCCAGATCTCAGATACAGGTGAGATGAAGCTTTTCAAGTCTTATAAAGATGAATACCCCAACGGTGGGCAAATGCGCGACTTTGTTTATATTAAAGATTGCGTAGATGTTATGTGGTGGTTTTTACAGAACCCAGATAAGAACGGTATCTTCAATATCGGGACAGGTCAGGCGCGCCAGTGGAATGAACTGGCAAATTCAGTTTTTGCTGCAATGGATGTTAAACCTGACATTAGTTACATTGAAATGCCTGAGTCTATTCGTGATAAATATCAGTATCTTACTCAGGCAAATATGAGCAAGTTAGTTGAAGCTGGCTATGAAAAGCCGTTCACTGCGCTTGAAGATGCAGCTAAAGATTACGTTCAGAATTATCTTGCGCAAGAAAATCCGTTTTTAAAAAGCATATAG